The Bradyrhizobium ottawaense genome window below encodes:
- a CDS encoding enoyl-CoA hydratase, producing the protein MSDIFSTTGTPYADGKILQHTTDGVGVITFNNPDKRNAMSLEMWEGFGEALTSLRDDETVRVVVLRGAGGKAFVSGADISQFEKTRHNAAASEEYARRSAAQRALLADYPKPTIACIDGFCLGGGMQVAMLADIRIAAHDSQFGIPAAKLGIAYGFDGLRHLVSLVGPSWARLLMYTGMRIDSAEALRIGLIERVFPVDELWGETMTIAETISQNAPLAIKAAKITIAQVLKDESQRDMDAIKAIGNACMDSADFREGRQAFMEKRKPQFQGR; encoded by the coding sequence ATGTCCGACATATTCAGCACGACCGGTACACCCTACGCGGACGGCAAGATTCTCCAGCACACCACCGACGGCGTCGGCGTGATCACCTTCAACAATCCCGACAAGCGCAACGCGATGTCGCTGGAGATGTGGGAGGGATTTGGCGAGGCCTTGACGAGCCTGCGCGACGACGAGACGGTGCGCGTCGTGGTCCTGCGCGGAGCCGGCGGTAAGGCCTTCGTCTCCGGCGCCGACATCAGCCAATTCGAGAAGACCCGCCACAACGCGGCAGCGTCCGAGGAATATGCCAGGCGCAGCGCCGCCCAGCGCGCACTGCTCGCAGACTATCCCAAGCCGACGATTGCCTGCATCGACGGCTTTTGCCTCGGCGGCGGCATGCAGGTCGCGATGCTCGCCGATATCCGCATCGCCGCGCACGACAGCCAGTTCGGCATTCCCGCGGCCAAGCTCGGCATCGCCTATGGCTTTGACGGCCTGCGGCACCTGGTTTCGCTGGTCGGCCCGTCCTGGGCGCGGCTTCTGATGTACACGGGCATGCGCATCGATTCCGCCGAAGCGCTGCGCATTGGCCTTATCGAGCGCGTGTTCCCGGTCGACGAGCTCTGGGGCGAGACCATGACGATTGCCGAGACGATCTCGCAGAACGCCCCGCTCGCGATCAAGGCCGCCAAGATCACCATCGCGCAGGTGCTGAAGGATGAGAGTCAACGCGACATGGATGCGATCAAGGCGATCGGCAATGCCTGTATGGACAGCGCAGACTTTCGCGAGGGCCGGCAAGCCTTCATGGAAAAGCGCAAGCCACAGTTCCAGGGGCGTTGA
- a CDS encoding sensor histidine kinase — protein sequence MLPLIVFAVGIVFYNYKQDRSDATRRVLENVRSMRLVLDSEVQRMTGGLQVLALTNSLRNDDFQNFRRIALGFLDQYGKGGLVLISDRKGRLLFSSATEDTASLPPRGHLEIIEKVFATRSPQYSDLFTGAINGRQVLTVEVPVFRDGEVIYDLCFSPPISIFQELVEKQRPDRLWTVTLLDTKGIVFARAPNPSETFGKRASPSLYAEMFRRSEASLPTVSLDGIALAAAYTRSRLTGWTIAAGVDESSLIAPLWRNIAITSLIGGILLLTGLTFAVRMATTIARGEMLHNLLIDELNHRVKNTLALMQAIAVQTFRSASRDERTKFEGRLGALAEAHNLLSQEKWAGSELREVIARALQPFLMNSPDRIRMAGPAVPLSPRLAVVLSMIVHEIATNAAKYGALSNETGRVTLDWEIIADAPKSRLRLIWTEIGGPPVTAPVQRGFGSRLIERSARDQLGGEATVDFLPRGVVCTVVCTLDEAR from the coding sequence ATGTTGCCGCTGATCGTCTTTGCGGTTGGCATTGTGTTCTACAATTACAAGCAGGATCGAAGCGACGCGACCCGCCGAGTGCTGGAGAACGTGCGCAGCATGCGCCTCGTGCTCGACTCCGAGGTGCAGCGGATGACCGGCGGCTTGCAAGTGCTTGCACTGACGAATTCGCTTCGTAACGACGACTTCCAGAACTTCCGCCGCATCGCGCTCGGCTTCCTCGACCAATATGGCAAGGGCGGGCTGGTGCTGATCTCCGATCGCAAGGGCCGGCTGCTGTTTTCCTCCGCAACGGAAGACACCGCAAGCCTGCCGCCACGCGGCCATCTCGAGATCATCGAAAAGGTCTTTGCGACCAGGTCGCCGCAATATTCCGACCTGTTCACCGGCGCGATCAACGGGCGGCAGGTGCTCACCGTCGAGGTTCCGGTGTTCCGCGACGGCGAGGTGATCTACGACCTCTGCTTCAGCCCACCGATCAGCATCTTTCAGGAACTGGTGGAGAAGCAGCGGCCCGACCGGCTCTGGACGGTGACTCTGCTCGACACCAAGGGCATCGTGTTTGCACGCGCGCCGAACCCCAGCGAGACCTTCGGCAAACGCGCCTCGCCCTCGCTCTATGCCGAGATGTTCCGCCGCAGCGAGGCATCGCTCCCGACGGTGTCGCTCGACGGCATCGCTCTGGCCGCGGCCTACACACGATCGCGGCTGACGGGCTGGACGATCGCCGCCGGCGTCGACGAAAGCTCCCTGATCGCGCCGCTCTGGCGCAACATCGCGATCACCAGCCTGATCGGCGGCATCCTGCTGCTGACCGGCCTGACCTTCGCGGTCAGGATGGCAACCACGATCGCGCGCGGCGAGATGCTGCACAATCTCCTGATCGACGAGCTCAACCATCGCGTCAAGAACACGCTGGCCTTGATGCAGGCGATCGCGGTGCAGACCTTCCGCAGCGCCAGCCGGGACGAGCGGACGAAATTCGAGGGACGGCTCGGCGCACTGGCCGAAGCGCATAATCTGCTGAGCCAGGAGAAATGGGCGGGCTCCGAGCTGCGGGAGGTGATCGCCCGTGCGCTTCAGCCGTTCCTGATGAACAGTCCTGACCGCATCCGCATGGCCGGACCCGCGGTGCCGCTGTCGCCGCGGCTCGCCGTGGTGCTGTCGATGATCGTGCACGAGATCGCCACCAACGCCGCGAAATATGGCGCGCTGTCCAACGAGACCGGCCGGGTGACGCTGGACTGGGAGATCATCGCCGATGCTCCGAAATCGCGGCTGCGCCTGATCTGGACCGAGATCGGCGGACCGCCGGTGACCGCGCCGGTACAGCGCGGCTTCGGCTCGCGCCTGATCGAGCGCAGCGCACGCGACCAGCTCGGCGGCGAGGCCACCGTCGACTTCCTGCCGCGCGGCGTGGTCTGCACGGTGGTCTGTACGCTGGACGAGGCGCGGTAG
- a CDS encoding ABC transporter permease codes for MNLLLQIWGGYTRLTRRWPGIAAIIPFIPVLALWTAVSEAGVFPRAFFPGPADVLRAFFTLTYKGILPDYLQDSLIRLATGAAVGMALGIPLGILIGTSRWAHRICWPVLLFFQAIGDIAWLPILLIWFGFGLTTMTFVIVYTVLFPVVLNTVLGVESVPRDLARAALSLGASRARVLWEVTLPGALPNIITGLRNGLGYGWRALIAVEMIVGTSGIGFMMFDARRAGSTVEILLGMIILGLLWYIVDAWVLAPLERVTGQRWGLVTS; via the coding sequence ATGAACCTGCTGCTGCAAATCTGGGGCGGCTATACCCGCCTGACCCGGCGCTGGCCGGGGATCGCGGCCATCATTCCCTTCATCCCGGTGCTCGCGCTGTGGACCGCCGTCAGCGAGGCCGGGGTGTTTCCGCGAGCGTTCTTCCCCGGCCCCGCCGATGTGCTGCGCGCGTTCTTCACGCTCACCTACAAGGGGATCCTGCCCGACTATCTTCAGGACAGCCTGATCCGGCTCGCAACCGGCGCCGCCGTCGGCATGGCGCTCGGCATTCCCTTGGGCATCCTGATCGGCACGAGCCGCTGGGCACACCGGATCTGCTGGCCGGTGCTGCTGTTCTTCCAGGCCATCGGCGACATTGCCTGGCTGCCGATCCTCTTGATCTGGTTCGGCTTCGGACTGACGACGATGACTTTCGTCATCGTCTACACCGTGCTGTTCCCGGTCGTGCTCAACACCGTGCTCGGGGTTGAATCCGTGCCGCGCGACCTCGCGCGCGCCGCCCTCAGCCTCGGTGCCTCGCGCGCGCGGGTGCTCTGGGAGGTGACGCTGCCGGGAGCGCTGCCCAACATCATCACGGGCCTGCGCAACGGCCTCGGTTATGGCTGGCGCGCGCTGATCGCGGTCGAGATGATCGTCGGCACATCGGGCATCGGCTTCATGATGTTCGATGCCCGCCGCGCCGGCTCTACCGTGGAGATTCTGCTCGGCATGATCATTCTCGGATTGCTCTGGTACATCGTGGACGCCTGGGTCCTCGCGCCGCTCGAGCGCGTGACCGGCCAGCGTTGGGGATTGGTGACATCATGA
- a CDS encoding LysR family transcriptional regulator, translated as MHSLAERGVPLAERPKTNLSGLSDWDAARIFLEVVRCGSFRSAAERLSLSINAVRRRIDDFERQTGTTLFTRDVHGTHLTDEGALVVSAVERMEAATFDVLRASDSMANALSGEVRVAVTEGLGTFWLAPRLVEFQQAYPKILVDLHCAMRSADVSRHEADVAIHLSRPSALDIKLVRLGRMHLMFWASEKYIEKHGAPRSAAELIKHRLVLQFADQLAAKESFESFFPGVSERDLLVMKTNVSSANYWAVANGAGIGVFPSYAIALGGRLIPLEVELNRPLDIWLSYHPGSGRIPRVRHMIDWLIEAFSPARFPWFKEEFVHPHEFKDSYMGEPLTQLFGGFSTEEQR; from the coding sequence ATGCACTCCTTGGCGGAAAGGGGCGTTCCTCTGGCGGAACGCCCAAAGACAAATCTCAGCGGCCTCTCTGATTGGGATGCCGCCCGCATATTCCTTGAAGTCGTCCGATGCGGGAGTTTCCGATCGGCGGCCGAGCGCCTGTCGCTGTCGATCAACGCCGTGCGCCGGCGAATCGACGATTTCGAACGCCAGACCGGCACCACACTCTTCACCCGCGACGTCCATGGCACCCATCTCACCGATGAGGGCGCGCTGGTGGTCTCCGCCGTCGAGCGCATGGAGGCCGCCACCTTCGACGTACTGCGCGCCAGCGATTCGATGGCCAACGCCCTGTCCGGCGAGGTGCGAGTCGCCGTTACTGAGGGGCTCGGCACGTTCTGGCTCGCCCCGCGCCTGGTTGAATTCCAGCAGGCCTATCCGAAGATCCTGGTCGACCTGCATTGCGCGATGCGCTCGGCCGACGTCTCGCGCCACGAAGCCGACGTCGCCATCCATCTGTCGCGTCCCTCGGCGCTCGACATCAAGCTGGTGCGGCTCGGTCGCATGCATCTGATGTTCTGGGCCTCCGAGAAATACATCGAGAAGCATGGCGCGCCGCGCTCGGCGGCGGAATTGATCAAGCATCGCCTGGTGCTGCAATTCGCCGACCAGCTTGCCGCCAAGGAATCCTTCGAGAGCTTCTTCCCGGGCGTATCGGAACGTGACCTTCTGGTCATGAAGACCAACGTCTCAAGCGCCAACTACTGGGCGGTCGCGAATGGCGCCGGCATCGGCGTCTTCCCGAGCTACGCCATTGCGCTTGGCGGGAGGTTGATTCCACTGGAGGTCGAGTTGAACCGACCGCTGGATATCTGGTTGTCCTACCATCCCGGTAGCGGCCGAATTCCGCGCGTGCGGCACATGATTGATTGGCTGATCGAAGCTTTCAGTCCGGCTCGCTTCCCGTGGTTTAAGGAAGAGTTCGTGCATCCGCATGAATTCAAGGACTCGTATATGGGCGAACCCCTGACCCAGCTCTTCGGGGGATTTTCAACCGAAGAACAAAGGTGA
- a CDS encoding ABC transporter permease, whose amino-acid sequence MQVTGSLKGRSSRLIRSVNSLAGAAMFVAPLLALVAIWAIVVPLFNVNPRVFPSVGAVGAAAMESIRDGTLFAHVGASLLRVGLGTLIGIATAVPLGIAMGVSPTVAAFLTPLFRFFSVLAGIAWIPIATLWFGYGFGAIVFVIFNAVFFVVAYNTLLGVRTIPHTLRNAAASLGAGRWALLTEVLLPGALPNIVTGIRTGLGFAWRGLIAAEMIATNVGLGYMLFVARDFYRTEVIVFGMIVIGVLWLLIDRLLLVPLERATIERWGLVRRA is encoded by the coding sequence ATGCAGGTGACGGGCAGTCTGAAAGGTCGATCGTCGCGATTGATCCGCAGCGTCAATTCGCTGGCGGGCGCTGCGATGTTCGTCGCGCCGCTGCTTGCGCTGGTGGCGATCTGGGCGATCGTCGTCCCGCTGTTCAACGTCAATCCGCGCGTGTTTCCATCGGTCGGTGCGGTCGGCGCGGCCGCCATGGAGTCGATCCGCGACGGCACGCTGTTCGCCCATGTCGGCGCCAGCCTTTTGCGCGTCGGCCTCGGCACGCTGATCGGCATCGCCACCGCCGTGCCGCTCGGTATCGCCATGGGCGTGAGCCCGACGGTGGCGGCCTTTCTCACGCCGCTGTTCCGCTTCTTCTCGGTGCTCGCCGGCATCGCCTGGATCCCGATCGCGACTTTATGGTTCGGCTACGGCTTCGGCGCGATCGTCTTCGTGATCTTCAACGCCGTGTTCTTCGTCGTCGCCTACAACACCCTGCTCGGCGTCAGGACCATTCCGCACACGCTGCGCAATGCTGCCGCCTCGCTCGGCGCCGGCCGCTGGGCGCTGCTGACCGAAGTATTGCTGCCGGGCGCGCTGCCCAACATCGTCACTGGCATTCGCACCGGCCTGGGCTTTGCCTGGCGCGGGCTGATCGCCGCCGAGATGATCGCGACCAATGTCGGGCTCGGCTACATGCTGTTCGTCGCACGCGATTTCTACCGCACCGAAGTGATCGTGTTCGGCATGATCGTGATCGGCGTGCTCTGGCTATTGATCGACCGTCTGCTGCTGGTCCCGCTGGAACGCGCGACCATCGAACGCTGGGGCTTGGTGAGGCGCGCATGA
- a CDS encoding cytochrome c biogenesis CcdA family protein, with product MQNVSIPAALIAGLVSFLSPCVLPLVPPYLIYLTGATIEHVESDEPGSASKRAIMMSALLFVLGFSTVFVALGASASLVGGLIRAWSAELSILAGIVIIIMGLHFLGLTRIGLLMREGRLPIPKPVGLWGAYIMGLAFAFGWTPCIGPILAAILSIAAAEATVTKGAGLLAVYSAGLGIPFLIAALMIEQFSALFARMKGHLVNVERAMGVLMVITGIGFLTGAVSNVSIWLLETFPALQTIG from the coding sequence ATGCAAAATGTTTCGATCCCGGCGGCGCTGATTGCAGGCCTCGTCAGCTTCCTTTCGCCTTGCGTCCTGCCCCTGGTCCCGCCCTATCTGATCTATCTTACGGGCGCCACGATCGAGCATGTCGAGAGCGACGAGCCGGGCTCGGCCTCCAAGCGCGCGATCATGATGTCGGCGCTCCTGTTCGTGCTCGGCTTCTCCACGGTGTTCGTCGCGCTCGGCGCCAGCGCCTCGCTGGTCGGTGGGCTGATCCGCGCCTGGTCGGCGGAGTTGTCGATCCTCGCCGGCATCGTCATCATCATCATGGGCCTGCACTTTCTCGGATTGACGCGCATCGGCCTGTTGATGCGCGAGGGACGGCTGCCGATCCCCAAACCGGTCGGCCTCTGGGGCGCCTACATCATGGGGCTCGCCTTCGCCTTCGGCTGGACGCCCTGTATCGGCCCGATCCTCGCCGCGATCCTTTCGATCGCGGCCGCTGAGGCTACGGTGACGAAGGGCGCGGGGCTGCTCGCGGTCTATTCGGCCGGTCTCGGCATTCCCTTCCTGATCGCCGCGCTGATGATCGAGCAGTTCTCGGCACTGTTCGCGCGGATGAAGGGACATCTCGTCAATGTCGAGCGCGCCATGGGCGTCCTGATGGTGATCACCGGCATCGGCTTTCTCACCGGCGCGGTCTCGAATGTGAGCATCTGGCTGCTGGAGACGTTCCCGGCGCTGCAGACCATCGGGTAG
- a CDS encoding isocitrate/isopropylmalate dehydrogenase family protein, translating to MSAKNAFHIAVLAGDGIGPEVMAPAVEVLRKIEQKSDLRFRFTEAPAGANNYLATGKSMPDSTIKLCEEADAILLGACGLPSVRYPDNTEIAPQIELRFIFDLYAGVRPARLIPGVPSPIVGADARGIDLVVIRESTEGLFASMGKGVVTHEDARETMVITRRTSERLFDFSFRLAERRKARGKPGALACVDKANVFKAFAFFRGIFDEIAKKHPDVKTDRLYVDACSAMLVKRPWDFDVMVMENMFGDIVSDITASLIGGLGMAPSADIGDQYAVFQPCHGTAPDIMGQGKANPTGMILSAAMMLDWLADKHGVESAAEAGETIERAVDQVYAGGIKPMEFGGSNGTADITKAVLAAL from the coding sequence ATGTCCGCAAAAAACGCCTTCCACATTGCCGTGCTCGCCGGTGACGGCATCGGTCCCGAAGTCATGGCGCCGGCCGTCGAGGTGCTGCGCAAGATCGAGCAGAAATCGGATTTGCGCTTCCGTTTCACTGAAGCACCCGCCGGCGCCAACAATTATCTTGCCACCGGCAAGTCGATGCCTGACTCGACCATCAAGCTGTGCGAGGAGGCGGACGCAATCCTGCTCGGCGCCTGCGGCCTGCCGTCGGTGCGCTACCCCGACAATACCGAGATCGCGCCGCAGATCGAGCTGCGTTTCATCTTCGATCTCTATGCCGGCGTGCGACCGGCGCGCCTTATTCCGGGCGTGCCGAGCCCGATCGTCGGCGCTGATGCGCGCGGCATCGATCTCGTCGTGATCCGGGAATCGACCGAAGGCCTGTTCGCCTCGATGGGCAAGGGCGTCGTCACCCATGAGGACGCGCGCGAGACCATGGTGATCACACGCAGGACATCCGAGCGCCTGTTCGATTTCTCGTTTCGCCTCGCCGAGCGGCGCAAGGCGCGCGGCAAGCCCGGCGCGCTTGCCTGCGTCGACAAGGCGAACGTGTTCAAGGCGTTCGCGTTCTTTCGCGGCATTTTCGACGAGATCGCCAAGAAGCATCCCGACGTGAAGACCGATCGGCTCTATGTCGATGCCTGCTCGGCCATGCTGGTGAAGCGTCCCTGGGATTTCGACGTGATGGTGATGGAGAACATGTTCGGCGACATCGTCTCCGACATCACTGCGAGCCTGATCGGCGGCCTCGGAATGGCGCCGTCGGCGGACATCGGCGACCAATATGCCGTGTTCCAGCCTTGCCACGGCACCGCGCCCGACATCATGGGGCAGGGCAAGGCCAATCCCACTGGCATGATCCTGTCGGCGGCGATGATGCTGGACTGGCTCGCCGACAAGCACGGCGTCGAGAGCGCGGCGGAGGCCGGCGAGACGATCGAGCGTGCGGTGGATCAGGTCTATGCCGGCGGCATCAAGCCGATGGAATTCGGCGGCAGCAACGGGACTGCCGACATCACCAAAGCGGTGCTGGCGGCGCTCTGA
- a CDS encoding helix-turn-helix domain-containing protein, whose translation MKQRSAGKPDIELGKRIRLRRVEMKISQAELGEKLGVSFQQVQKYEKGVNRVGAARLQQIASALDVPVTFFYDGDNKAREVESLLFLDSAFSLRLLRAYSKIKDQTVQRQLVSLMESIAANES comes from the coding sequence ATGAAGCAGCGCAGTGCTGGCAAGCCGGACATCGAGCTTGGCAAGCGGATTCGTCTGCGGCGCGTCGAGATGAAGATCTCGCAGGCCGAGCTCGGCGAGAAGCTTGGCGTCAGCTTCCAGCAGGTCCAGAAATACGAGAAGGGCGTCAATCGCGTCGGCGCGGCTCGTCTGCAGCAGATCGCTTCCGCCCTCGACGTGCCCGTGACCTTCTTCTACGACGGTGACAACAAGGCGCGCGAAGTCGAGAGCCTGCTGTTCCTCGATTCGGCCTTCAGCCTCCGCCTGCTGCGCGCCTACAGCAAGATCAAGGACCAGACCGTGCAGCGTCAGTTGGTCTCGCTGATGGAATCGATCGCGGCGAACGAGAGCTGA
- a CDS encoding ABC transporter ATP-binding protein has product MKTLSLRNLGKTYFDPYAGAHVTAVHDVSLDVEPGEFISVVGPSGCGKTTILNMIAGFIPYSKGDILLDGKPVHGPGPERGVVFQSFALFPWKTVLDNVGFGPKMRGVPKAERDRIAREYLALAGLSHAAHRYPNELSGGMQQRVGVVRALANNPDVLLMDEPFASVDAQTRMTLQEELTRIWQERKPTVIFITHDVPEAVFLANRVVVLSKGRVLDEIAVDLPRPRVWDDLVKDDHFKQLSARVLQMVRAA; this is encoded by the coding sequence ATGAAGACGCTTTCGCTGCGCAATCTCGGCAAGACCTATTTCGATCCTTACGCAGGCGCGCATGTCACCGCCGTTCACGACGTCTCGCTGGACGTCGAGCCCGGCGAGTTCATCTCCGTGGTCGGCCCGTCCGGCTGCGGCAAGACGACAATCCTCAACATGATCGCCGGCTTCATCCCCTATTCGAAGGGGGACATCCTGCTCGACGGAAAGCCGGTGCACGGGCCCGGCCCCGAGCGTGGCGTCGTGTTCCAATCGTTCGCGCTGTTTCCCTGGAAGACGGTGCTCGACAATGTCGGCTTCGGCCCGAAGATGCGCGGCGTGCCGAAGGCCGAGCGCGACCGCATCGCGCGCGAATATCTCGCGCTCGCGGGGCTGTCGCACGCGGCGCACCGCTATCCAAACGAGCTCTCCGGCGGCATGCAGCAGCGCGTCGGCGTGGTGCGCGCACTCGCCAACAATCCCGACGTCCTGCTGATGGACGAGCCGTTCGCCAGCGTCGACGCGCAGACGCGCATGACGCTCCAGGAGGAGCTGACCCGGATCTGGCAGGAGCGCAAGCCGACGGTGATCTTCATCACCCATGACGTGCCCGAAGCGGTGTTTCTCGCCAACCGCGTGGTCGTGCTGTCGAAGGGACGCGTGCTCGACGAGATCGCGGTGGACCTGCCGCGGCCTCGCGTCTGGGACGACCTCGTCAAGGACGACCACTTCAAGCAGCTCTCGGCGCGGGTGCTCCAGATGGTGCGCGCGGCATGA
- a CDS encoding ABC transporter substrate-binding protein: MKRLLLLGIALLAGMVPASAQTPTKLKAGMVTGIDQIGLPIALERGFFEKYGLDVTIARPYATGVDALNALQAGESEIVQVGVPMIGAVLRGMDLVALGNYSGNATKAGSDATMAIIAREGSGIVKGDLSTLKGKKIAASFGTINHLYILATLEKAGLKPDDVTLVNTPPPDMTVALLAKGIDAFSGWDPWPIVAGKDVPGAVEIIRGGDVISYIGFNVALRPWVQANGETIEKFLAAVSEADQWMRKNPKQAAQVATRWIPGLKQDVAEAAMQFNIQQADRRLSANNYRALWSAEDRLSRLGILKSTFDVNAHIEPKHILKVMKDRPELFTDLPPIPETAAISPGYVFKP; encoded by the coding sequence ATGAAACGACTCTTGCTGCTCGGAATCGCGCTCTTGGCCGGCATGGTGCCGGCGAGCGCCCAGACCCCGACGAAACTGAAGGCCGGCATGGTCACCGGCATCGACCAGATCGGCCTGCCGATCGCACTCGAGCGCGGCTTCTTCGAGAAGTACGGGCTCGATGTCACGATCGCACGCCCCTACGCGACCGGCGTCGACGCGCTGAACGCACTGCAAGCCGGCGAGAGCGAGATCGTGCAGGTCGGCGTGCCCATGATCGGCGCCGTGCTGCGCGGCATGGATCTTGTCGCACTCGGCAATTACAGCGGCAACGCCACCAAGGCCGGCTCCGATGCCACCATGGCGATCATCGCGCGTGAAGGTTCAGGCATCGTCAAGGGTGACCTGTCGACGCTCAAGGGCAAGAAGATCGCGGCCTCCTTCGGCACGATCAATCATCTCTACATCCTGGCGACGCTGGAGAAGGCCGGGCTGAAGCCCGATGACGTGACGCTGGTCAACACGCCGCCGCCGGACATGACCGTCGCCCTGCTCGCCAAGGGTATCGACGCGTTCTCGGGCTGGGATCCCTGGCCGATCGTTGCAGGCAAGGATGTGCCCGGCGCGGTCGAGATCATCAGAGGCGGCGACGTGATTTCCTATATCGGCTTCAACGTCGCGCTTCGTCCCTGGGTGCAGGCCAACGGCGAGACCATCGAGAAATTCCTCGCTGCCGTCTCCGAGGCCGATCAATGGATGCGCAAGAATCCGAAGCAGGCGGCGCAAGTCGCCACACGCTGGATTCCCGGCCTCAAGCAGGACGTCGCCGAGGCTGCGATGCAGTTTAACATCCAGCAGGCGGACCGTCGGCTGTCGGCGAACAATTACCGTGCGCTGTGGAGCGCCGAGGATCGGCTCTCCCGCCTCGGCATCCTCAAATCGACCTTTGACGTCAATGCGCATATCGAGCCGAAGCACATTCTCAAGGTCATGAAGGATCGTCCCGAACTGTTCACCGACCTGCCGCCGATCCCGGAGACGGCGGCGATCTCGCCGGGCTACGTGTTCAAACCCTGA
- a CDS encoding FadR/GntR family transcriptional regulator: protein MARARPSPADKPIKPGRIRAVLTTLGREIAQDLIPVGTTLPPEPELEARFGVGRGVVREAIKTLAAKGLVSVRPRHGTQVLPRHEWSLLDRDVLSWLVGQDEPDRDLLLAIQEVRSIIEPAAAALAAERATRNDRWRIDTALAAMQTAKDQASALAADKAFHLAILDATHNPVLQGFRSAIDTILSTVFTVAVGSPGGWFKDNLPNHVGAARAIESANPEKARAAMERLLGYTRLKLSNRKTVIAAATRNGSAVRAARTSSVKSRRKRRGP, encoded by the coding sequence GTGGCAAGAGCGCGGCCGAGCCCAGCCGACAAACCGATCAAGCCCGGCCGCATCCGCGCCGTGCTGACGACGCTCGGCCGCGAGATCGCCCAGGATCTCATCCCCGTCGGCACGACCCTGCCGCCGGAGCCGGAACTCGAAGCCCGTTTCGGCGTCGGGCGCGGCGTGGTGCGCGAGGCGATCAAGACGCTCGCCGCGAAGGGCCTCGTCAGCGTGCGACCGCGACACGGCACGCAAGTGCTGCCGCGCCACGAATGGAGCCTGCTCGATCGCGACGTGCTGAGCTGGCTCGTCGGCCAGGACGAACCGGATCGCGACCTCCTGCTGGCAATCCAGGAGGTGCGCTCGATCATCGAGCCTGCAGCCGCAGCGCTTGCGGCCGAACGCGCGACGAGGAACGATCGCTGGCGGATCGATACGGCCTTGGCCGCGATGCAGACCGCAAAGGACCAGGCCAGCGCCCTCGCAGCCGACAAGGCCTTTCATCTTGCCATCCTGGATGCGACCCATAACCCGGTGTTGCAGGGCTTTCGCAGCGCGATCGACACCATCCTGAGCACCGTCTTCACCGTCGCCGTCGGAAGCCCCGGGGGCTGGTTCAAGGATAATTTGCCGAACCACGTGGGGGCAGCGCGGGCTATCGAGAGCGCCAACCCCGAGAAGGCGCGCGCCGCGATGGAACGCCTGCTCGGCTATACCCGATTGAAGCTCTCGAACCGGAAGACGGTCATCGCCGCGGCAACTCGCAACGGGTCAGCCGTGCGCGCGGCCAGGACGTCGAGCGTCAAGAGCAGGAGGAAACGTCGTGGACCGTGA